One Pyrus communis chromosome 4, drPyrComm1.1, whole genome shotgun sequence genomic region harbors:
- the LOC137730762 gene encoding pleiotropic drug resistance protein 3-like — protein MELTPVERKEHLVIEEEDEEVRLQWAAIERLPTYKRCRTALFDFDGGVGGGGKEHAGKRVVDVTKLKADERHLFIEKLIKHIEHDNLRLLQKLRERIDRVNVKLPTVEVRYKKLFVEAECDVVQGKPLPTLWNSLQSFLSVFTKAIWCKSSGVKMSILSDVSGIIKPSRLTLLLGPPGCGKTTLLLALAGKLDKSLKVAGEVSYNGYKLDEFVPQKTSAYISEYDLHIPEMTVRETIDFSARCQGVGSRADTMMEVIRREKEAGIVPDPDIDTYMKAISVERQKRNLQTDYVLKILGLDTCSDTMVGDALQRGISGGQKKRLTTGEMIVGPTKTLFMDEISTGLDSSTTFQIVTYLQQLVHITDATALVSLLQPAPETFDLFDDVILMTEGKIVYHGPRSQALQFFEDCGFKCPARKGAADFLQEVISKKDQAQYWKHTNIPYDFVSVDQFSQLFRESYLGKKLNDELSEPYDKSQCHEKALSFTTYSVRKRELFKACMGRELLLMKRNSFVYVFKTVQLTIIAFITMTVFIRTQMAVDLTSANFLMGSLFYTLVRHMTNGVAELSLTVTRLPVVYKQRGFYLYPAWAYCIPASLVKVPFSLLDSALWTAITYYVIGFSPEITRFFRQFLVLFALHQSSTSMCRLVAVIFRTMVLASTCGTFMLVVMFLCGGFVLPQPSLPSWLRWGFWCSPMTYAEIGTTLNEFLAPRWQKVTNGNTTLGNEVLTRHGLNFDGYFFWISVGALFAFTALFDLGFVLALTYQNPTKMSRAIISGKRLSKLQGKDACNTSEQSENEATPAYSSQTVRGKFNCGRMVLPFEPLTISFKDVQYYVATTPEMREHGFKQKKLQLLKDINGAFRPGILTALMGVSGAGKTTLMDVLSGRKTGGTIEGDIRIGGYPKVQKTFARISGYCEQTDIHSPLITVEESVRYSAWLRLPPETNQDSKARFVEEVIETIELEDIRDSLVGIPGQSGLSTEQRKRLTIAVELVSNPSIIFMDEPTSGLDARAAAIVMRAVKNVVATGRTTVCTIHQPSIDIFESFNELILMKTGGQIIYSGALGHNSSELIEYFERIPNVPKIKDNYNPATWMLEVTSASVEAELGLDFASIYKNSTKYRDTIELVKQLSEAKPGSKDLHFPTHFPQNSWVQFKACLWKQHLSYWRSTEYNLARFMFMIAVSVMFGVIFWQKGKEINNEQDLLNVLGSMYIAVIFLGIINCSGVLPYIATERTVLYRERFAGMYSSKAYSFAQVAVEIPYTMLQAILYVAITYPTIGFFWSPTKVFWYLYATFCTFLYFVYLGMLIASLSTNLDVASILATAVYTLLNLFAGFLMPGPKIPKWWVWCYWICPTSWSLNGLLTSQYGDMSKEIVIFEEHKTVGFFLQDYFGFHHDRLGLVALALIAFPIVFASLFAYCIGKLNFQRR, from the exons atGGAGCTAACACCAGTTGAAAGAAAGGAGCATTTAGTTAtagaggaggaggatgaggaagttCGGTTGCAGTGGGCTGCAATTGAGAGGCTGCCTACATATAAACGGTGCAGAACCGCGCTTTTTGACTTCGATGGTGGCGTAGGCGGCGGGGGGAAAGAGCATGCAGGGAAGAGGGTGGTTGATGTTACGAAGTTGAAAGCTGATGAGAGGCACCTGTTCATCGAGAAACTCATAAAGCACATAGAGCATGACAATCTCCGACTTCTGCAGAAACTTAGAGAAAGGATAGACAG AGTGAATGTGAAGTTGCCGACGGTGGAGGTGCGGTACAAGAAGTTGTTTGTGGAAGCGGAGTGTGATGTAGTCCAAGGAAAGCCACTCCCAACCCTATGGAACTCTCTTCAGAGCTTCTTATCA GTTTTTACAAAGGCAATTTGGTGCAAATCTTCCGGAGTGAAGATGAGCATTCTATCAGATGTCAGTGGCATCATCAAACCATCGAG GCTTACTCTCCTTCTTGGTCCCCCTGGCTGCGGGAAAACCACCTTGTTATTGGCCCTTGCTGGAAAACTCGATAAATCTCTCAAG gttGCAGGGGAGGTTTCTTATAATGGTTACAAGCTTGATGAGTTTGTTCCTCAAAAAACGTCAGCTTACATAAGCGAATACGACCTTCACATACCTGAGATGACTGTGAGGGAAACAATCGACTTTTCAGCCCGCTGTCAGGGCGTTGGCAGTAGAGCTG ATACAATGATGGAAGTGATCAGAAGGGAAAAAGAAGCTGGAATAGTACCTGATCCAGACATTGACACCTACATGAAG GCAATTTCAGTTGAAAGACAAAAGCGAAATCTGCAAACCGATTATGTTTTGAAG ATCCTCGGACTGGATACCTGTAGTGACACAATGGTTGGTGATGCATTACAAAGAGGGATTTCAGGTGGCCAGAAGAAAAGGCTGACAACAG GAGAAATGATTGTAGGTCCTACAAAAACTCTGTTTATGGATGAAATATCAACTGGATTAGACAGCTCGACGACCTTTCAGATAGTTACCTATCTTCAGCAGTTGGTGCACATCACAGATGCAACTGCATTGGTTTCACTCCTTCAACCAGCCCCTGAGACCTTTGATCTATTTGATGATGTAATATTAATGACAGAGGGGAAGATAGTTTACCACGGTCCTCGTAGCCAGGCACTTCAGTTTTTCGAAGATTGTGGTTTCAAATGCCCAGCAAGAAAGGGTGCTGCAGATTTCCTTCAAGAG GTAATCTCAAAGAAGGATCAAGCACAATACTGGAAGCATACCAACATTCCCTACGATTTTGTTTCAGTGGATCAATTTTCTCAACTTTTCAGAGAAAGTTACCTGGGGAAGAAGTTAAATGATGAGCTTTCGGAACCATATGATAAATCACAGTGCCATGAAAAGGCCCTATCATTTACCACTTACTCAGTGAGAAAAAGGGAATTGTTCAAAGCTTGTATGGGCCGAGAGCTGCTTCTTATGAAACGAAATTCCTTTGTATACGTATTCAAAACAGTGCAG CTTACCATCATTGCATTTATTACAATGACGGTATTTATACGAACTCAAATGGCTGTGGATCTGACAAGTGCAAATTTTTTGATGGGCTCATTGTTTTATACCCTCGTTCGACATATGACCAATGGAGTTGCAGAGCTGTCCTTGACTGTTACTAGACTTCCAGTTGTTTACAAGCAAAGGGGATTCTATCTGTACCCGGCATGGGCGTATTGTATTCCAGCTTCTCTCGTGAAGGTTCCATTTTCGCTACTTGATTCAGCACTATGGACAGCCATAACTTACTACGTTATTGGGTTTAGCCCGGAAATAACAAG GTTCTTCCGTCAGTTTCTTGTGCTATTTGCTCTGCATCAATCATCAACATCAATGTGTCGTTTAGTCGCTGTAATCTTCCGAACTATGGTTCTTGCATCAACTTGTGGTACTTTCATGTTAGTGGTAATGTTTTTATGTGGAGGCTTCGTTTTGCCACAAC CCTCTTTACCTTCTTGGTTGAGGTGGGGATTCTGGTGTTCTCCTATGACTTATGCAGAAATAGGTACAACTCTAAACGAATTCCTTGCTCCTCGATGGCAAAAG GTTACAAATGGAAACACAACCTTAGGAAATGAAGTTCTAACCAGACATGGATTGAATTTTGATGGCTATTTCTTTTGGATATCGGTTGGAGCACTGTTTGCGTTCACAGCACTTTTCGATCTTGGATTTGTTTTAGCCTTGACTTACCAAAATC CTACAAAGATGTCTCGCGCAATTATTTCGGGAAAAAGGTTATCCAAATTACAAGGAAAGGATGCTTGCAACACCAGTGAACAGTCGGAAAATGAAGCAACTCCAGCTTATTCTTCCCAAACTGTGCGAGGAAAATTCAACTGCG GGAGGATGGTCCTGCCATTTGAGCCACTGACAATCTCATTCAAGGATGTGCAGTATTACGTTGCAACCACGCCG GAAATGAGAGAGCATGGATTCAAGCAGAAAAAGCTTCAGCTGCTTAAAGACATTAATGGAGCATTCAGACCGGGAATTCTCACAGCACTGATGGGTGTGAGTGGGGCTGGAAAAACAACTCTTATGGATGTTCTTTCGGGAAGGAAAACCGGAGGTACCATTGAGGGAGATATAAGAATAGGAGGGTATCCGAAGGTCCAGAAGACATTTGCAAGAATATCGGGTTACTGCGAGCAGACTGACATACATTCTCCACTTATCACAGTAGAAGAATCGGTTAGGTACTCGGCTTGGTTGCGGTTGCCACCCGAAACTAATCAAGACTCAAAAGCT AGATTTGTGGAAGAAGTAATCGAAACAATTGAACTGGAGGATATAAGAGATTCTTTAGTTGGCATTCCTGGACAAAGTGGCCTATCAACCGAGCAGCGTAAAAGGCTGACAATTGCAGTGGAGCTTGTTTCCAATCCATCAATAATATTCATGGATGAACCTACATCAGGTTTAGATGCTAGAGCAGCTGCGATTGTCATGCGTGCAGTGAAGAACGTCGTTGCCACAGGAAGAACAACTGTGTGCACAATTCACCAACCAAGCATTGATATCTTCGAGTCTTTCAATGAG ttaattttgatgaaaacGGGTGGACAAATCATCTATTCGGGAGCTCTTGGTCATAACTCGAGTGAACTCATCGAATATTTTGAG CGGATTCCTAATGTACCAAAGATCAAAGACAATTACAACCCGGCAACATGGATGTTAGAAGTTACTTCTGCTTCGGTAGAGGCAGAACTCGGTTTGGATTTTGCCAGCATCTATAAAAATTCTACTAAGTATAG agACACAATTGAGTTGGTAAAACAGTTGAGTGAAGCAAAGCCAGGTTCAAAAGACTTGCACTTTCCCACTCATTTTCCCCAAAATAGTTGGGTGCAGTTCAAGGCCTGCCTTTGGAAACAACACTTGTCCTATTGGAGAAGTACCGAATACAATCTAGCGCGTTTCATGTTCATGATCGCTGTATCAGTCATGTTTGGGGTAATCTTCTGGCAGAAAGGGAAGGAAAT AAATAATGAGCAGGATTTGTTGAACGTACTTGGGTCCATGTACATTGCCGTAATATTCCTAGGAATAATCAATTGCTCAGGAGTTCTGCCTTATATCGCAACTGAGCGCACTGTTTTGTACCGTGAAAGGTTTGCCGGGATGTACTCATCAAAGGCTTATTCATTTGCACAG GTTGCCGTTGAAATACCTTACACAATGTTGCAAGCAATTTTGTATGTGGCTATTACATATCCTACCATAGGGTTCTTTTGGTCACCTACTAAGGTTTTCTGGTACTTATATGCAACATTTTGCACATTTCTATACTTTGTATATCTTGGGATGCTGATAGCTTCTTTGAGCACAAACCTCGACGTAGCTTCCATTCTGGCGACTGCAGTCTACACCTTACTGAATCTTTTTGCCGGCTTCCTCATGCCCGGACCG AAAATTCCAAAGTGGTGGGTTTGGTGCTATTGGATATGTCCTACATCATGGTCCCTAAATGGCCTACTGACTTCACAATATGGAGACATGAGCAAAGAAATAGTGATCTTTGAGGAGCATAAAACCGTTGGTTTCTTCCTACAAGATTACTTTGGTTTCCACCATGATCGTTTAGGCCTTGTGGCTCTTGCTCTCATTGCTTTCCCAATTGTTTTTGCTTCCCTATTTGCCTATTGCATTGGGAAATTAAATTTCCAAAGaagatag